Proteins co-encoded in one Dehalogenimonas sp. WBC-2 genomic window:
- a CDS encoding hypothetical protein (MTH1175-like domain protein) has translation MKYAIPVIDERLSAHFGQSSEFMLVDIDEKGSIINKETMSVTPHDCGGNPKLLAAKGVKIVLAGGMGMGPRLAFERQNIQVVLGVVESDPAKAVLAHFNNTLATGQNVCDHGDSVCDHSDQHQHGHN, from the coding sequence ATGAAATACGCTATACCTGTCATCGATGAACGCCTTTCCGCACATTTTGGACAGTCAAGCGAATTTATGTTAGTCGATATTGACGAAAAAGGTAGTATCATTAATAAGGAAACCATGTCGGTCACACCTCACGACTGCGGTGGAAATCCCAAACTGCTGGCGGCTAAAGGTGTGAAGATCGTCTTAGCCGGGGGCATGGGCATGGGACCGCGTCTGGCCTTTGAGCGACAGAATATCCAGGTGGTCTTGGGAGTTGTTGAGTCAGACCCTGCCAAAGCTGTACTTGCGCACTTCAACAATACACTGGCGACTGGTCAGAACGTTTGCGACCACGGTGACAGCGTTTGTGATCATTCGGATCAACACCAGCACGGTCACAACTAA
- a CDS encoding GTP pyrophosphokinase: MELAVLLETCARYLPPEKIKLIEAAYRFAEEAHQGQSRKSGEPFIEHPLSVALVLAELQLDTTTIEAALLHDVPEDSSVPLAKIEEQFGKDVAKLVDGVTKLAKLSLAAPGETRFSGNTTYERQAENLRKMLVAMAEDLRVVFIKLADRLHNMRTLEAMSPDKQKDIARETLEIYAPLAHRLGIWEIKWQLEDLAFRFLEPQHYKSLARLIAGKRTQREEFINKVIDILRSEFEAAGIRPEITGRAKHIYSLHQKAEKYASQGRHFDEIYDLLAIRVLVNSVHECYTALGTVHNLWHPIPGSFDDYIANPKPNGYQSLHTAVLSLSGTPLEIQIRTYEMHSLAEYGVAAHWRYKEGERVTNKSEDRISWLRQLVDWHRDLSGAEEFLESVKTDIFNDQVFVFTPGGEIKDLPKGATPLDFAYRVHTELGHRCVGSKINGKLVSLDYQLKNGDVVEIVTTKKDKGPSRDWLNPNLGYVKTSHAITKIRQWFKKQERAENIEKGREYLEKEFRHLSIKMPEREALAKQHGYDNSDEFLAAIGYGGLSAHTVALTQAAQTEGPRPTTPETAFVPATTAPTKVDGDGVSVMGLGDILTKMAGCCQPLPGDDIVGYVTRSQGVTIHRADCHNVSREDEPERLIRVAWGHQDRLYPAKLQVSAWDRVGLVRDISTLIADEKVNITNMTVSESPERVTTLVLSIETKGLSQLARLISKMEGVKGVTNVNRIGEEVKSRSGSM, translated from the coding sequence ATGGAATTAGCTGTTCTGCTGGAAACCTGCGCCAGATATTTACCGCCCGAAAAGATTAAACTGATTGAGGCGGCGTACCGGTTTGCAGAGGAGGCTCACCAGGGTCAAAGCCGCAAAAGTGGCGAACCATTTATTGAGCATCCACTGTCGGTAGCCCTGGTACTGGCTGAACTTCAACTGGACACCACAACCATTGAAGCTGCTTTGCTGCATGATGTACCAGAAGATTCAAGCGTACCTTTAGCAAAAATTGAAGAGCAGTTTGGCAAAGATGTGGCCAAGCTGGTCGACGGAGTTACCAAGCTAGCTAAACTCTCGCTGGCTGCTCCCGGCGAGACCCGCTTCTCTGGCAATACCACCTATGAACGCCAGGCAGAGAACCTGCGCAAGATGCTGGTGGCAATGGCCGAGGACCTGCGTGTTGTCTTCATCAAGTTGGCAGACCGGTTACATAATATGCGTACCCTGGAAGCTATGTCGCCGGATAAACAGAAGGATATCGCCCGTGAAACACTGGAGATATATGCCCCCCTGGCCCATCGTTTGGGTATCTGGGAGATCAAATGGCAGCTTGAGGATCTGGCCTTCCGGTTCCTGGAGCCCCAACATTACAAATCACTGGCCAGGCTTATAGCCGGCAAGCGCACCCAGCGCGAGGAGTTCATTAATAAGGTTATTGATATTCTCCGGTCTGAATTTGAGGCTGCGGGTATAAGGCCCGAAATTACCGGACGTGCCAAGCATATCTATTCTTTACACCAAAAGGCAGAAAAATACGCCTCCCAAGGCCGTCACTTTGACGAGATTTATGACCTGCTGGCTATTCGGGTTCTGGTCAATAGTGTCCATGAATGTTACACAGCCCTCGGTACGGTTCACAATCTGTGGCATCCTATCCCGGGTTCTTTTGATGATTATATAGCCAACCCCAAACCAAACGGTTACCAGTCGCTGCATACTGCGGTGCTGTCTCTTTCCGGGACACCTCTGGAAATACAGATACGCACCTATGAGATGCATAGTCTGGCGGAGTATGGTGTTGCCGCTCACTGGCGTTATAAAGAAGGTGAACGTGTTACCAATAAGTCTGAAGACCGTATTTCCTGGTTGCGCCAATTGGTTGACTGGCATAGGGACCTCTCCGGCGCCGAAGAATTTCTGGAATCGGTCAAAACTGACATCTTTAACGATCAGGTATTTGTTTTCACTCCGGGCGGGGAGATTAAAGACTTGCCCAAAGGAGCCACTCCTCTGGACTTTGCGTACCGCGTCCATACGGAACTTGGTCACCGCTGCGTCGGCTCTAAAATTAACGGTAAGCTGGTAAGTCTGGACTACCAGTTGAAGAACGGTGATGTAGTTGAGATCGTTACCACCAAGAAGGATAAAGGACCGTCGCGGGATTGGCTGAATCCCAATCTTGGTTACGTCAAGACTTCTCATGCCATTACCAAAATCCGCCAGTGGTTTAAAAAGCAGGAACGGGCGGAAAATATTGAAAAAGGCCGGGAGTACCTGGAAAAAGAGTTTCGCCATCTTAGTATTAAAATGCCGGAACGTGAGGCTTTGGCCAAGCAACACGGCTATGACAATAGTGATGAATTTCTAGCGGCCATCGGTTACGGCGGTCTATCGGCGCACACCGTCGCTTTGACACAGGCTGCCCAGACTGAAGGCCCGCGGCCGACAACACCTGAAACGGCTTTTGTGCCTGCTACCACTGCCCCAACTAAAGTTGACGGCGATGGCGTGTCGGTCATGGGGCTGGGAGACATTCTGACCAAAATGGCCGGCTGCTGCCAGCCGTTGCCAGGTGATGACATCGTTGGCTATGTCACCCGCTCTCAAGGCGTGACCATTCATCGCGCAGATTGTCACAATGTTTCCAGAGAGGATGAACCGGAGCGTCTTATCAGGGTAGCTTGGGGGCACCAAGACCGGCTTTATCCTGCCAAGCTTCAGGTGTCCGCCTGGGACAGGGTTGGTTTGGTGCGTGATATTTCCACCCTCATTGCTGATGAAAAGGTCAACATCACAAACATGACTGTATCCGAAAGTCCTGAGCGGGTAACGACACTTGTCCTATCCATCGAGACCAAGGGGTTATCCCAACTAGCCCGTCTCATTTCCAAGATGGAAGGTGTCAAAGGGGTGACTAATGTCAACCGTATCGGAGAGGAAGTAAAGTCACGGTCCGGCTCCATGTAG
- a CDS encoding DNA gyrase subunit B — protein sequence MVEEMISDGVSKSASYTAADIQVLGGREAVRKRPGMYIGSTDSRGLHHLVYEIVYNSVDEAMAGSCDKINVIIHGDESVSVEDNGRGIPVDIQKNTGVSALETVMTVLHAGAKFGGKTYQVSGGLHGVGASVVNALSEWVSVEVRRDGKLYRQEYKEGIPVAPVAIVGESCGTGTTTMFKFDHKIFGESSYDYKILTERIREIAYLNKGLEISIIDRRTETEQTYYFEGGITGFVRHLNHNRITIHKLPISIHKKIDSSIVEVALQYNDGYTETNFSFANCINTQDGGTHLTGFRSAMTRVINDYAYKNKLIKDSDPNIMGDDAREGLVSIVSVKLPEPQFEGQTKGKLGNAEMKSLVESAVVDQLALYFEEHPEEARKIIEKVLTSARARDAARKARDLIIKKNSLDGGALPGKLAECSEKEPSLCELFLVEGDSAGGSAKQGRNRRFQAILPLRGKILNVEKAAPDKMLSHEEIRAIITALGAGIGEDFDFGKLRYHRVVLMTDADVDGSHIRTLLLTFFFRHMSKLISNGGLYIAQPPLYRIKQGQNERWVYSDAEKDETLKEFKGKNVDVQRYKGLGEMSAEQLWSTTMNPATRTLLNVEVEDAAHADGTFNLLMGDEVPPRKAFIQAHAQQVKNLDI from the coding sequence ATGGTTGAAGAAATGATTTCAGACGGCGTGTCTAAGTCCGCTAGCTATACTGCCGCAGACATTCAGGTACTGGGAGGCCGTGAAGCAGTACGCAAGCGCCCGGGTATGTATATCGGTTCCACGGATTCCCGAGGGCTGCACCACCTGGTTTATGAAATTGTCTATAACTCCGTTGATGAGGCTATGGCCGGCTCTTGCGACAAGATCAATGTTATCATTCATGGTGATGAATCAGTGTCTGTCGAGGATAATGGCCGCGGCATTCCGGTAGATATTCAGAAAAATACCGGTGTTTCGGCGTTGGAAACGGTGATGACGGTACTGCATGCCGGTGCCAAGTTCGGCGGCAAAACCTATCAGGTTTCTGGCGGCTTGCATGGTGTCGGTGCTTCGGTGGTTAACGCTCTGTCGGAGTGGGTCTCGGTGGAGGTCCGCCGCGACGGCAAGCTTTACCGTCAGGAATACAAAGAAGGCATACCGGTGGCGCCCGTGGCTATTGTCGGAGAATCCTGTGGTACCGGCACGACCACGATGTTCAAGTTTGATCATAAGATCTTCGGGGAATCATCTTATGATTATAAAATCCTTACCGAACGGATAAGGGAAATAGCCTACCTCAACAAAGGTCTGGAGATATCCATCATTGACCGTCGCACCGAGACTGAGCAGACCTATTACTTTGAAGGCGGTATTACTGGTTTTGTGCGGCATCTGAACCATAACCGCATTACCATCCATAAACTGCCGATATCTATACACAAGAAGATAGACTCCTCCATAGTTGAAGTAGCGTTGCAGTACAACGACGGCTATACCGAGACGAATTTCAGCTTTGCCAACTGTATTAACACCCAAGACGGCGGTACTCATCTGACCGGTTTCCGCTCTGCCATGACCAGGGTCATCAATGATTACGCGTACAAGAACAAACTGATCAAGGATTCTGACCCCAACATCATGGGTGATGACGCCCGCGAAGGCCTGGTCAGCATAGTTTCGGTCAAGCTGCCCGAGCCGCAGTTTGAGGGACAGACCAAGGGCAAATTGGGCAACGCCGAAATGAAAAGCCTGGTGGAAAGCGCTGTCGTCGATCAGTTGGCATTATATTTTGAAGAACATCCGGAAGAAGCCAGGAAAATCATTGAGAAGGTGCTGACCTCCGCCCGCGCCCGCGATGCGGCGCGCAAGGCACGTGATCTTATAATTAAAAAGAATTCCCTTGACGGCGGCGCTCTACCGGGCAAGCTGGCCGAATGCTCAGAGAAAGAGCCGTCGCTGTGTGAGTTATTCCTGGTCGAGGGTGATTCCGCAGGTGGTTCAGCCAAACAGGGCCGTAACCGCCGTTTCCAGGCCATACTGCCACTACGCGGTAAAATTCTGAATGTGGAGAAGGCGGCACCGGATAAGATGCTGTCCCACGAGGAAATCAGGGCCATTATCACCGCTCTTGGAGCGGGTATCGGCGAAGATTTTGACTTCGGCAAGCTCCGTTACCACCGCGTGGTTTTAATGACTGATGCTGACGTGGATGGTTCTCACATTCGCACATTGCTCCTGACCTTCTTCTTCCGTCACATGAGTAAATTGATCTCAAACGGCGGTCTTTATATCGCCCAGCCGCCGCTTTATCGCATTAAGCAGGGTCAGAACGAGCGCTGGGTCTATTCAGACGCGGAGAAGGACGAGACGCTCAAGGAATTCAAAGGCAAGAACGTTGACGTGCAGCGCTATAAGGGTCTTGGTGAAATGTCCGCCGAACAATTATGGAGCACTACTATGAACCCCGCTACTCGAACCCTTTTGAATGTAGAGGTGGAGGATGCCGCCCACGCCGACGGAACATTCAACCTTCTGATGGGAGATGAGGTGCCGCCGCGCAAAGCATTTATCCAGGCGCATGCGCAGCAGGTCAAGAACCTTGATATCTAA
- a CDS encoding universal stress protein yields MFKRILLPLDGSDMAEAVIPYGEELARKMGSELVLFHSCDDSHRKSHGMHRLYLEKRAELVRQSLSHEGAAQDFHVTTEHRFGDFIPSLCDYINDNSIDLIIMVAHGFTSPSMDSIVDDVVRLAKCPTLLVRRDSQSQESSDLIRKLLVPLDGTPYSQQILPISRQIAELLGAEIVLFSAVKPMGEPAEALEKQKKSLVSYLEGIANSLEGLKVSIKVAETSDFAVAIDEAACQQNVDMVTMVTNSRVTEWAESSIARKLLNKGATSLLVMHRQ; encoded by the coding sequence ATGTTCAAGCGCATTCTGCTCCCTCTTGATGGTTCCGACATGGCGGAAGCCGTAATACCCTATGGTGAGGAATTAGCGCGCAAAATGGGCTCTGAACTTGTTCTATTCCATAGCTGCGATGACTCTCACCGGAAATCTCATGGCATGCACCGGCTCTACCTGGAAAAACGGGCAGAGCTGGTTCGTCAAAGTTTGAGCCATGAAGGGGCTGCCCAGGATTTCCATGTAACAACAGAACACCGCTTTGGTGATTTTATTCCGTCTCTTTGCGATTATATTAACGATAACAGTATAGATTTGATTATCATGGTGGCCCATGGATTCACCAGTCCTTCAATGGATAGTATCGTCGACGATGTAGTTCGCCTGGCAAAATGCCCGACTCTGTTGGTACGCCGCGACAGCCAGTCCCAGGAAAGTAGCGATCTGATTCGTAAATTGCTGGTACCCCTGGACGGTACGCCCTATAGCCAACAAATCCTACCCATCTCCAGGCAGATAGCCGAACTACTGGGTGCGGAGATAGTCCTATTCTCTGCGGTCAAGCCTATGGGTGAGCCTGCCGAAGCGCTTGAAAAGCAAAAGAAAAGCCTGGTCAGCTATCTCGAGGGCATAGCAAATTCGCTTGAAGGCCTCAAAGTATCTATCAAAGTAGCTGAAACCAGTGATTTCGCTGTTGCCATAGATGAAGCTGCCTGCCAGCAGAACGTCGATATGGTGACCATGGTTACCAATTCGCGAGTCACCGAATGGGCAGAAAGCAGCATCGCCCGCAAACTCTTGAACAAGGGGGCCACCTCACTTCTGGTTATGCATCGTCAATAA
- the trkH gene encoding TrkH (Potassium uptake protein): MNLIAIAHYVGLVTGLVGAAMAVPSLLSIIGGEPAAGALAAAAVITVVCGAVMFLLTRNGRKAPSQREVFVIVIGAWFSVTIFGALPYYFSGALPTYLDALFETMSGFTTTGATVMNNIGAQDHGILLWRSLTQWLGGMGIIMLFVALFPLLGIGAAQMADAEMTGDKGERMTSRIRETAKVLWLIYVIFTLLCFVSLVLAGLPIFDSINISLTTVPTGGFAPVDFSIEEYGHIPAQLIVNFFMFLSGINYALFYYLVMKRRPGKLFKNPEFQLYAGLMAVASLVITLNLVTNNVLPFADALREGTFSATTIMTTTGYTGANFNDWPTFSRALLLMLMVVGGSAGSTAGGLKVIRVLVLFKYSYRRVIQAFNPSAVIPLKVGDMVLQETTVSRTISLTVIYFAILWGGFLIMSALGLDIETALSSVVSALSNIGPGLGGVGPYENFAWIPSLGKGVLIVLMLAGRLELFTLMVIFVPSFWRRY, encoded by the coding sequence ATGAATTTGATCGCCATCGCCCATTATGTCGGACTTGTTACAGGCCTTGTTGGCGCCGCCATGGCCGTGCCGTCTTTACTTAGTATAATTGGAGGCGAACCCGCCGCTGGTGCGCTGGCCGCCGCCGCCGTTATCACTGTTGTTTGCGGTGCTGTCATGTTCCTGCTGACCCGCAACGGCCGTAAAGCGCCTTCTCAGCGGGAAGTTTTCGTCATCGTCATCGGTGCCTGGTTCAGCGTCACCATCTTCGGTGCCCTGCCTTACTACTTCTCCGGCGCGCTGCCGACCTACCTTGATGCCCTTTTTGAGACCATGAGCGGTTTCACCACCACCGGCGCCACCGTTATGAACAATATCGGCGCTCAGGATCACGGTATTTTATTATGGCGCTCCTTGACCCAATGGCTGGGCGGTATGGGTATCATCATGCTTTTCGTCGCTCTGTTTCCACTGTTAGGCATCGGTGCCGCTCAGATGGCGGACGCCGAAATGACAGGGGATAAGGGCGAACGGATGACCTCGCGCATCCGTGAAACCGCCAAGGTCTTATGGCTAATATACGTTATTTTCACCTTGTTATGTTTCGTCTCACTGGTGCTGGCTGGTCTGCCGATTTTTGACAGCATTAACATCTCCCTAACCACGGTGCCTACCGGTGGCTTCGCCCCGGTTGACTTCAGTATTGAAGAATACGGCCATATTCCAGCCCAGCTTATCGTTAATTTTTTCATGTTTTTGTCCGGTATCAACTACGCTCTGTTCTATTACCTTGTCATGAAGCGTCGTCCCGGCAAACTATTTAAGAACCCTGAATTCCAGCTTTATGCCGGACTCATGGCCGTAGCGTCATTGGTAATCACCCTGAACCTGGTGACCAACAACGTACTTCCATTCGCTGACGCCCTACGGGAAGGTACATTCTCAGCCACCACCATCATGACTACCACCGGTTACACCGGGGCTAACTTCAATGATTGGCCGACTTTTAGCCGGGCCCTGTTGCTCATGTTAATGGTCGTCGGCGGTTCCGCTGGCTCTACTGCCGGCGGCCTCAAGGTCATCCGGGTGCTGGTGCTTTTCAAATACTCTTACCGTCGCGTCATCCAGGCTTTCAACCCTAGCGCCGTTATCCCGCTTAAGGTCGGTGACATGGTGCTCCAGGAAACCACGGTATCCCGTACCATCAGCCTTACAGTGATTTACTTTGCTATACTCTGGGGCGGCTTCTTGATCATGAGCGCTTTGGGGTTGGACATTGAAACGGCGCTGTCTTCCGTCGTTTCCGCACTCAGCAACATCGGCCCTGGCCTGGGCGGCGTCGGACCTTACGAGAATTTTGCCTGGATCCCTAGTCTGGGTAAAGGCGTATTAATAGTTCTGATGCTGGCGGGACGCCTTGAACTTTTCACCCTCATGGTCATCTTCGTACCGTCATTCTGGCGCCGCTATTAG
- a CDS encoding KefA (Potassium efflux system KefA protein / small-conductance mechanosensitive channel) — MDWSGFWDIFAEWAGDHGLRILFIIVVSFLFYKGVNTFATRIVQRLIDFRKHQHTDSDEAARRAKTITGMVVGATGVAVVTVAGFMILAEFNIDIGPLIASAGVVGVAIGFGAQSLIKDTLNGLFIILEDQFKNGDVVKVAGFSGVVEDLNMRRTVLRDLDGIVHIIPNGQILTVSNYTREWARVNLNVPVAYSTDLAKATEVINRVGREIAADPAFSSMIISSPQVLRVDKFGDSGIELKILGDTKPNKQWAVTGELRRRLKNAFDETGIEIPFPHTKLFFDSAQLEQYAELRQLADMAAVKVKNTQLPENPLIQP, encoded by the coding sequence ATGGACTGGAGTGGTTTTTGGGATATCTTTGCAGAGTGGGCTGGCGATCATGGCCTGCGGATTTTGTTTATCATCGTAGTGTCTTTTCTTTTCTATAAAGGCGTCAATACCTTTGCCACCCGCATAGTTCAGCGCTTAATCGATTTCCGCAAGCACCAGCACACCGACAGTGATGAAGCTGCACGCAGGGCCAAGACCATCACTGGCATGGTGGTTGGGGCTACTGGCGTCGCTGTCGTCACGGTGGCTGGTTTCATGATACTGGCTGAGTTCAACATCGATATCGGGCCGCTTATCGCCAGCGCCGGTGTTGTCGGTGTCGCCATCGGTTTTGGTGCCCAGAGTCTGATTAAGGACACCTTAAACGGTCTTTTCATCATATTGGAGGATCAGTTTAAGAATGGCGACGTGGTAAAAGTAGCCGGTTTCTCCGGCGTGGTTGAAGATCTCAACATGCGGCGAACTGTGCTGCGGGACCTTGACGGTATTGTCCATATTATTCCCAACGGCCAGATATTGACTGTTTCCAACTACACCCGGGAATGGGCCAGGGTTAATCTAAATGTCCCGGTGGCTTATTCAACTGATTTAGCCAAAGCAACCGAGGTTATCAACCGCGTTGGCCGTGAGATTGCGGCCGACCCGGCATTCAGCAGCATGATCATTAGTTCACCTCAAGTACTGAGGGTGGATAAGTTCGGGGATTCCGGTATTGAGCTTAAGATACTGGGAGACACTAAACCGAATAAGCAGTGGGCCGTCACCGGGGAACTCCGCCGCCGCCTTAAAAATGCTTTTGATGAGACGGGTATCGAGATTCCTTTCCCTCACACCAAGTTATTTTTTGACAGTGCCCAACTGGAACAATACGCTGAGTTGCGGCAGTTGGCGGATATGGCTGCTGTCAAGGTAAAAAATACGCAACTGCCTGAAAACCCATTAATTCAGCCTTAG